One Tamlana carrageenivorans genomic region harbors:
- the nirD gene encoding nitrite reductase small subunit NirD codes for MELVLDKYATTKVEDVKVWFKAASVNDFPQDGGACVKYKDKQIAVFNFAKMDKWYACQNVCPHKMEMVLSRGMIGDDKGIPKVACPLHKKTFSLENGENLNGDMDAIATYPVKIEGENVYIGFSE; via the coding sequence ATGGAATTAGTTTTAGATAAATACGCAACAACCAAAGTAGAAGATGTCAAGGTTTGGTTTAAAGCCGCATCGGTAAACGATTTTCCTCAAGACGGAGGGGCTTGTGTGAAATATAAAGACAAGCAAATAGCTGTTTTTAATTTCGCAAAAATGGACAAATGGTACGCCTGCCAAAATGTTTGTCCGCATAAAATGGAAATGGTTTTATCACGAGGTATGATTGGTGATGATAAAGGAATTCCTAAAGTCGCTTGTCCGTTACACAAAAAAACTTTCTCGTTAGAGAATGGCGAAAATTTAAATGGAGATATGGATGCTATTGCTACATATCCAGTAAAAATTGAAGGAGAAAATGTGTATATTGGCTTTTCAGAATAA
- a CDS encoding type II toxin-antitoxin system RelE/ParE family toxin, giving the protein MGAIIKPVKWTKRALKDLNKISIFNVKRMGKQKALAIAHNIIDASKILENTAYDFENIGSVDEAFDHLKLEYRKIFYKNYKITYRNGKTKIYITRVFDSHQNPNKNK; this is encoded by the coding sequence TTGGGAGCTATAATCAAACCTGTAAAATGGACAAAAAGAGCTTTAAAGGATTTAAATAAAATATCGATTTTTAATGTGAAGCGTATGGGAAAACAAAAAGCCCTTGCGATTGCCCATAATATTATTGATGCCTCAAAAATATTAGAAAACACAGCATACGATTTTGAAAATATTGGCTCTGTGGACGAAGCGTTTGATCATTTAAAACTAGAGTACAGAAAGATATTTTACAAAAACTACAAAATTACCTACCGCAACGGCAAGACAAAAATATATATCACAAGGGTTTTTGATTCCCACCAGAACCCGAATAAAAACAAATGA
- a CDS encoding RidA family protein produces MERRLISSNSDFENKIGYSRAVVKNGWVFVSGTTGYNYETMRISDDIVEQTEQCFVNIIKALEEAGVSLKDTVRVTYILPEAKDFEACWPVLNKYFGHIKPAATMFSAGLADDKMKIEIQITALKG; encoded by the coding sequence ATGGAACGACGATTAATTAGTTCAAATTCCGATTTCGAAAATAAGATAGGCTATTCCAGAGCGGTGGTTAAAAATGGTTGGGTGTTTGTTTCAGGAACTACAGGATATAATTATGAAACGATGCGTATTAGTGATGATATTGTTGAGCAAACCGAACAATGTTTTGTGAATATCATAAAAGCATTAGAGGAAGCAGGGGTAAGTTTGAAAGATACGGTTCGAGTTACGTATATATTGCCGGAAGCAAAAGATTTTGAAGCCTGTTGGCCCGTTTTAAATAAGTATTTTGGCCACATAAAACCGGCAGCCACCATGTTTTCGGCGGGTTTGGCCGATGATAAAATGAAAATTGAAATTCAAATAACAGCACTAAAAGGATAA
- a CDS encoding ATP-binding protein gives MTKHGNSLDQSTFDKLSRLYIIALSAIAVSVIVSQILIRNHLSNQETDSSVINVAGRQRMLSQKLTKNVVSLTSEKSLEGRIALKNRIKETLNVWELSHHALQNGNDSLGLPDTNSADVKVRFAVLNPVFDKMRFATKTIISEIEKSPELDLSTLNTEVDIVRDNEGDFLLMMDDIVNQYDLEAEKKVAWLRRLESWLTALTLLILLAEFLFIFWPAAKSVRSTLSELLYAEKRAKKMAFDADELSLAKEKSIKELRALSRAMDDTLLFARILQNGQIVHMGNKFSRLFAYSKLNDLGLFWKVLSTVENEQLIIEELIVKSKKTGWQGEVKATTKDGKDVWLEMAIIPFSPTEDKSELLIIASEITDRKEAQLEIDRLTAASFEEKMNQQKIISSKIIENQEKEQNRIAKDVHDGIGQMLTGLKYNLESIDTTDVEKATAKVENLKILASDIIKGIRTATFNLTPPELTDHGIVPAITKLTQELAKLTGKQIMLFNKTDFNQRLDSLSEINIYRITQEAVNNAIKYAETSHILVSLSHSKDILSIVIDDNGIGFNPSKVKNIKNGDGGMGMTFMRERIKYINGRFFINSEPGKGTRVTLNIPLKEK, from the coding sequence ATGACGAAGCACGGAAATTCATTAGACCAAAGTACGTTTGATAAATTAAGCCGGCTTTATATTATCGCTTTAAGCGCCATTGCAGTCTCTGTCATTGTTAGTCAAATTCTAATTCGAAACCACCTTTCAAATCAGGAAACAGATTCTTCGGTCATAAATGTAGCAGGGCGACAACGTATGTTAAGTCAGAAACTGACTAAAAACGTCGTGTCACTCACTTCAGAAAAATCGCTAGAAGGGCGGATAGCCTTAAAAAATAGAATAAAGGAAACGCTTAATGTTTGGGAGCTTTCGCATCATGCGCTTCAAAATGGTAATGATAGTCTAGGGCTTCCCGATACCAATTCGGCCGATGTAAAAGTCCGTTTTGCCGTGCTGAATCCGGTTTTTGATAAAATGCGTTTTGCCACGAAAACCATCATTTCAGAAATTGAAAAATCGCCCGAGTTAGACTTGTCTACATTAAATACCGAAGTAGACATTGTAAGAGATAATGAAGGTGATTTTCTCTTGATGATGGACGATATCGTAAATCAATACGATCTGGAGGCCGAGAAAAAAGTTGCTTGGTTACGTAGACTAGAATCATGGCTTACAGCGTTAACCTTACTCATATTATTGGCAGAATTTTTATTTATTTTTTGGCCTGCGGCGAAATCGGTGAGATCCACGCTTTCAGAGTTGTTGTATGCCGAAAAACGTGCCAAGAAAATGGCTTTTGATGCCGATGAACTTAGTTTAGCTAAAGAAAAATCCATTAAAGAATTGCGTGCTTTAAGTCGCGCTATGGATGATACCTTATTATTTGCTCGTATTTTACAAAATGGTCAAATCGTACATATGGGTAATAAGTTTTCACGCTTATTTGCCTATTCTAAACTTAACGATTTGGGCTTGTTTTGGAAAGTGTTGTCAACCGTAGAAAACGAACAGTTAATAATTGAAGAGTTAATTGTTAAGTCTAAAAAAACAGGTTGGCAAGGCGAAGTGAAGGCTACTACTAAAGACGGAAAAGATGTATGGTTGGAAATGGCCATCATTCCCTTTAGTCCTACCGAAGACAAATCGGAGTTACTCATTATTGCTTCCGAAATCACTGATAGAAAAGAAGCGCAACTGGAAATTGACCGACTTACTGCGGCGAGTTTCGAGGAGAAAATGAATCAGCAAAAAATCATTTCTAGTAAGATTATTGAAAATCAAGAAAAGGAGCAAAACCGTATTGCTAAAGATGTTCACGATGGCATAGGGCAAATGCTTACGGGATTAAAATATAATTTAGAAAGTATTGATACCACTGATGTGGAAAAAGCCACGGCTAAAGTTGAAAACCTAAAAATACTCGCTTCCGATATTATTAAAGGTATTAGAACAGCAACCTTTAATTTGACTCCGCCAGAATTAACCGATCATGGTATTGTACCCGCCATTACGAAGTTAACTCAAGAATTGGCTAAGCTTACAGGAAAACAAATTATGCTGTTTAATAAAACCGATTTTAATCAGCGTTTAGATTCTTTATCCGAAATTAATATTTACCGCATCACCCAAGAGGCTGTTAATAACGCGATTAAGTATGCTGAAACATCACATATTTTGGTGTCCCTGTCTCATAGTAAAGATATTTTGAGTATTGTTATTGATGATAACGGTATTGGTTTCAATCCGAGTAAGGTTAAAAACATCAAAAATGGTGATGGTGGTATGGGTATGACCTTTATGAGAGAACGCATTAAATACATTAACGGTCGGTTTTTTATAAATTCTGAACCAGGTAAAGGTACACGTGTAACGCTAAATATTCCATTAAAAGAGAAGTAA
- a CDS encoding DUF4202 domain-containing protein, whose translation MKPTRFETAIALIDKKNAEDTNTYQVAGIDYPKELLYSQRMTRKLLQFNPNASKALQIAARAQHICRWKIARDEYPMDRVGYLKWRETLKKMHAEITAEILEQVGYDQQFIDRVSLLINKKLIKKNEETQILEDTICLVFLDYYFEEFAAKHEDEKIIDILQKTWVKMSEDGHQAALQLPYSEKSLELVKKAIS comes from the coding sequence ATGAAGCCTACAAGATTTGAAACCGCAATAGCTTTAATAGATAAAAAAAACGCCGAAGATACTAATACATACCAAGTTGCAGGTATAGACTACCCTAAAGAATTGCTGTATTCACAGCGTATGACAAGGAAGTTATTGCAATTTAATCCTAATGCATCAAAGGCACTTCAAATCGCGGCAAGAGCACAACACATTTGCCGCTGGAAAATAGCAAGAGATGAGTACCCTATGGATCGTGTGGGGTATTTAAAATGGCGTGAAACTTTAAAGAAAATGCACGCCGAAATTACTGCTGAAATTTTAGAGCAAGTAGGCTACGATCAACAATTTATTGATAGAGTGTCTTTATTAATAAATAAAAAGCTCATTAAAAAGAATGAAGAAACTCAAATTCTAGAAGATACCATCTGTTTGGTGTTTTTAGATTATTATTTCGAAGAATTCGCAGCCAAACATGAAGACGAGAAAATTATAGATATTCTTCAGAAAACGTGGGTTAAAATGTCGGAGGATGGCCATCAAGCCGCACTGCAATTACCTTATTCAGAGAAAAGTCTTGAACTCGTTAAAAAAGCAATTTCATAA
- a CDS encoding response regulator transcription factor, translated as MDIINVVLADDHVLVRDGIRALLEDQSGVKVVAEASNGKEALEIVAETKPHVLIVDIRMPEMNGIEVVGVISKTYPDVRTLVLSMHDSEEYVLKAIQAGADGYLLKGASKEEFIKALNNVASGGKYFTGDVSAIIMNNFVNGNTNAAVVPEKKAVKDPFKLTKREKQILNLVLQLKNNKDIAEELQISKRTAEVHRFNLMKKLEVKNLMELSNKAKEFDLV; from the coding sequence ATGGATATTATTAATGTTGTGCTTGCCGATGATCATGTTTTGGTTAGGGATGGAATAAGAGCACTTTTAGAAGATCAATCTGGAGTAAAAGTGGTAGCTGAAGCATCAAATGGAAAGGAAGCTTTGGAGATTGTTGCTGAGACTAAACCACATGTGCTAATTGTTGATATTAGAATGCCCGAAATGAACGGTATTGAAGTGGTTGGTGTTATAAGTAAAACGTATCCTGATGTTCGTACTTTAGTATTATCTATGCACGATTCTGAGGAATATGTGTTAAAAGCCATTCAGGCTGGAGCCGATGGTTATCTGTTAAAAGGAGCCAGTAAAGAAGAGTTTATAAAAGCGCTGAATAATGTGGCGTCTGGTGGTAAATATTTTACCGGTGATGTGTCTGCAATCATTATGAATAATTTTGTTAACGGCAACACAAACGCTGCAGTAGTTCCAGAGAAAAAGGCTGTAAAAGATCCGTTTAAATTAACCAAGCGTGAAAAGCAAATACTTAATTTAGTATTGCAACTTAAAAACAATAAGGATATTGCTGAAGAACTTCAAATCAGCAAACGTACCGCTGAGGTACATCGTTTTAACTTGATGAAAAAATTGGAGGTTAAAAATTTGATGGAACTTAGTAATAAGGCTAAGGAATTCGATTTGGTATAA
- the nirB gene encoding nitrite reductase large subunit NirB gives MKQIIVVGNGMVGYKFCEKFVANAESKDFKITVFGEEPRPAYDRVHLSEFFENQDAEALEMAPRSWYEENGIELVTSERVVDISRGKKTITTVSDRVFSYDYLVLATGSAPFVPPIKGVEKKGVFVYRTIEDLEGMLAYAAEIKAEKPSARAAVLGGGLLGLEAGKAVKDMGLEPHIVEFANKLMPRQLDLRSSQVLQLKLESIGLNIHLSKATNQILGDDRITGMEFGEDDVLDVDMLVISAGIRPRDELGKTCGLEMGVRGGIVVDNKMQTSDPNIYAIGEIALYNQMIYGLVAPGYDMAEVAVNQIIGNTEKLMPADIDMSTKLKLIGVDVASFGEPFMPPSKGHSIIFENKTQYLYKRINVSLDGKSLLGGILVGDASDYSMLHQIYLNGMAIPEDPAQLILPATEGGGAFGDVMDLPDEAQICSCESVTKGQICGVIESGEAKDLGDVVSCTKAGTGCGGCKPMVKDLTDATLKSLGIEVKDTICEHFELGRQELYDIIKIKGYRTFNEVIDNHGTGCGCELCKPLVASLMATIHADTANKEYAIQDSNDRFLANIQRNGTYSVVPRVPGGEITPDKLIALGQIAKKYDLYTKVTGGVRIDLFGATLKQLPLIWKELISHGFESGHAYGKSLRTVKTCVGSTWCRYGMDESVSFGIELENRYRGIRAPHKIKGGVSGCIRECAEARGKDFGLIAVDGGWNLYVGGNGGATPRHAELLAEQIDNETVIKYLDRYLMFYMRTAKPLQRTAAWQERLEGGMDYLKEVIIDDKLGIAEDLENEMETLVNKFECEWTQAVNDPEMMKRFNHFVNSEDEDDNLVFVPMREQKMPEPWN, from the coding sequence ATGAAACAAATTATTGTTGTTGGAAACGGAATGGTTGGTTATAAGTTTTGTGAAAAATTTGTAGCAAACGCTGAAAGTAAGGACTTTAAGATCACGGTTTTTGGTGAAGAGCCAAGACCAGCTTACGATCGAGTGCACTTAAGTGAGTTTTTTGAAAACCAAGATGCCGAAGCCTTAGAGATGGCTCCTAGGTCTTGGTATGAGGAAAACGGTATCGAGTTAGTGACGAGCGAGCGTGTCGTAGATATAAGTAGAGGTAAAAAAACAATTACAACAGTAAGTGATCGCGTATTTTCTTATGATTATTTGGTTTTAGCAACAGGATCGGCGCCTTTTGTACCACCAATTAAAGGAGTGGAGAAAAAAGGGGTTTTTGTTTATAGAACCATCGAAGATTTAGAAGGCATGTTGGCTTATGCTGCCGAGATTAAAGCTGAAAAACCAAGTGCTAGAGCAGCTGTTTTAGGTGGTGGTTTGTTAGGTTTAGAAGCAGGAAAAGCAGTTAAAGATATGGGCTTAGAGCCACATATTGTAGAGTTTGCAAATAAATTAATGCCAAGACAATTGGATTTGAGAAGTAGCCAAGTGCTGCAACTTAAATTGGAGTCTATTGGTTTAAACATACACTTAAGTAAAGCGACCAATCAAATTTTGGGTGATGATCGTATCACAGGAATGGAATTTGGCGAAGATGATGTTCTAGATGTTGATATGCTTGTTATTTCGGCAGGTATTCGACCTAGAGACGAGCTAGGAAAAACTTGTGGTTTAGAAATGGGTGTTCGTGGCGGCATTGTTGTAGATAACAAGATGCAAACGTCAGATCCTAATATTTATGCCATTGGTGAAATCGCCCTATATAATCAAATGATTTACGGTTTAGTAGCTCCTGGTTACGATATGGCCGAGGTTGCTGTAAATCAAATTATCGGGAATACCGAAAAATTAATGCCTGCAGACATTGATATGTCTACCAAACTAAAGTTAATTGGGGTAGATGTAGCGAGTTTTGGTGAGCCGTTTATGCCACCATCTAAAGGACATTCCATTATTTTTGAAAATAAAACACAGTATTTATATAAACGTATTAACGTGAGCCTAGATGGGAAATCACTTTTAGGAGGGATTTTAGTTGGTGATGCTTCAGATTATAGCATGTTACACCAAATCTACCTAAATGGTATGGCGATTCCAGAAGATCCTGCGCAATTAATCTTACCAGCTACCGAAGGTGGTGGTGCTTTTGGTGATGTGATGGATTTACCAGACGAGGCTCAAATATGTTCATGTGAAAGTGTTACTAAAGGTCAGATTTGTGGTGTTATTGAAAGCGGCGAGGCTAAAGATTTAGGAGATGTAGTGTCTTGCACTAAAGCAGGAACTGGTTGTGGAGGTTGTAAGCCTATGGTTAAAGATCTTACCGATGCTACCTTAAAATCACTGGGTATTGAAGTTAAAGATACCATTTGTGAGCACTTCGAATTAGGAAGGCAAGAATTATACGATATTATTAAAATTAAAGGGTATAGAACTTTTAACGAAGTGATAGATAACCATGGAACAGGTTGCGGATGTGAGCTGTGTAAGCCTCTAGTAGCATCGTTAATGGCTACGATTCATGCCGATACGGCCAATAAAGAATATGCTATTCAAGATTCAAACGATAGATTCTTAGCCAATATTCAACGTAACGGAACCTATTCTGTTGTACCACGTGTACCAGGAGGTGAAATTACTCCAGATAAACTTATTGCTCTTGGTCAGATAGCCAAGAAATACGATTTATATACTAAAGTAACAGGTGGTGTGCGTATCGATTTATTTGGTGCAACATTAAAACAGTTACCATTAATCTGGAAAGAATTAATTAGTCATGGTTTCGAAAGTGGTCATGCTTACGGTAAATCGTTACGTACTGTAAAAACATGTGTGGGCTCTACATGGTGTCGTTATGGTATGGATGAAAGTGTAAGTTTTGGTATCGAATTAGAAAACAGATACCGCGGTATTCGTGCGCCACATAAAATTAAAGGTGGAGTTTCTGGATGTATCCGTGAATGTGCTGAGGCGCGTGGAAAAGATTTCGGACTTATCGCTGTTGATGGTGGTTGGAACCTATACGTAGGTGGAAATGGAGGAGCAACGCCGCGTCACGCCGAACTTTTAGCTGAGCAAATCGATAATGAAACTGTTATTAAATATTTAGACAGATATTTAATGTTCTATATGAGAACCGCTAAGCCTTTACAACGTACTGCTGCATGGCAAGAGCGTTTAGAAGGTGGTATGGATTACTTAAAAGAAGTGATTATAGACGATAAATTAGGGATTGCTGAAGATTTAGAAAATGAAATGGAAACTCTAGTTAATAAGTTTGAGTGCGAATGGACACAAGCGGTTAATGATCCTGAAATGATGAAACGTTTCAATCACTTTGTAAATAGTGAAGACGAAGATGATAACTTGGTTTTTGTCCCTATGAGAGAACAAAAAATGCCAGAACCTTGGAATTAA